The Corallococcus silvisoli genome contains the following window.
CCAACATGAGCCGCAGGAACAAGACGGAGAACGCGGGCACCTACTCGACGCCCTTCGGCCCGGTGACGGTGGCCAAGGGCAACAACCGCGACCCGGCCAACTTCATCATGACCCGGAAGGACAACTACGACGGCAACGCCGTGGGAAACGAGTACGCGAAGATGGCCAAGGCCCTGGTGCCTCCGGGCACCGACGAGAAGGGCGTCGCGAAGGACCTGCTCAAGGCCTCCAGGAGCAAGGAGGTCTTCCGCGACTTGAAGGAGCATCAAGGGGATGCCTCGAAGCTCCAGCACCACTTCCCGAACATCCAGACCCCGGCCCAGCGCAACGCCGCGAGCAAGTTCCTGACGGCCACCCACCTGTCGGAGGAGCAGCGGGCCGGCGGCAGCGCCAAGAACGCCCGCGCCACGCTGGAGCTCATCAGCACGGGCAAGTCCTCCTTCCAAGAGGGCTTCGGCAAGAAGCAGCCCACGTTCGGCATGGCGGATCGGGCGGACTACTACCGGCACCACTACGACGTGGGCGAGGTGAAGAACGCGAAGAAGACGGACACCACCGCGCCCCACCACAAGGACAAGGTGGAGGGCGCCTACTCCGACAGCAGCGACGGGGAGTAGCCCCTGGGCGTGCGGGGGCGCGTTCCGCGCGAGGTGTGCCCCCGCCACGCCCGCTCGGCTCAGTTGGGAAGCGCGAGCAGCTTGTCGAGCGCCGCGTAGCTCTGGTTGAGGCCCTCCTCCATCCCGGACTGGGCCATCCCCTGGAGGTCCTCGGCGGTGTGGAACAGCGACACGGTGACGAGCTTCGTGCGGCCGTCGCCCAGGTCCTCCAGGGTCATCGTCTCCACCACGACGTGGCCGGGCGCGCCGTCCCACTCGAAGGTCTGCTCGATGCGCTCCGGGGGCTTCACCTCGCGGTAGCGGCCCTCGAAGCCGTGCGTGCCGTCCGGCGTGTGCTCCACGAAGCGCCAGTGCCCACCGCGCTGGATGTCCATGCGCTCGACGACGAGCTTGTTGCCCCGGCCCCACCACTGCGCGACGAGCGCGGGGTCGGTCATCGCCTTCCACACCCGCTCCCGGGGCGCGTTGAAGATGCGCTCGATGCGAAGCTCCCGGTCGGAGGGCTGTGTCACCAGGGCCTTGGGCGAAGTCGCGATTCGGGTCGTCATGGCGTTCCTTTCGTGCGCTCGAGGAAGTCCTCGAGGTGATCCAGGCGCTGCTCCAGCTGGTTCCGGTAGGACGTCAGCCACTTCGTCACGTCCTCCAACCGCCGCGGGCCCAGCCGGCAGTGGCGCACCCGCCCGACCTTCTCCGTCGTGACGAGGCCCGCTTCCTCGAGGACGCGCACGTGCTTCTGCAGCCCGGTGAGCGTCATCGCGAAGTGCTCGGACAGGCTGCCGACGGACGCACCCGCCCCTCCCAGTCGCAACAGGATGGCCCGGCGCGTCGGGTCCGACAGCGCGGCGAAGGAACGGTCGAGCGTGGCTTGAGACTGAACCATTTGGTTCAGTGATAGGCCTTGAAGGACGCGGCGTCAAGTCCCCCTGGTGGGGCGCGCGAGGGGGCTCCCCAGGCAGGGGAGCCAGCGGGGGGCGGCTACTTCCGCGTGCCGCCGTCCGGCTTCGACATGCCGCGGACGAACAGGGAGTCGATGCCGTGGATGCGCAGCGAGACGAAGTCGTCCGCGGTGGCGTTCGTGTAGCCCAGGTCGCGCATCTCCTTGACGAACTCGGGCGTGACGCCGTGGATGCGCATGGCCATGAAGCCCTCCGCGTCCACGTCCTTGAAGCCCAGGCCGCGCATCGCCTTGACGAACTCCGCCGTGACGCCGTGGATGCGCATGGACACGAGGCCGTCCGCGTCCTGGCCCTTGAAGCCCAGGCCGCGCATCTCGCGGATGAAGTCCGGCGTCACGCCGTGGATGCTCATGGACAGCAGCGAGTCCAGGGGAAGGCCCTTGAAGCCCATGGTGGCCAGCGCCTGGATGCGCTCGGGCGTCACGCCGTGGATGCGGGACTGGACGGTCTCGTCCAGGGACAGCTTCGGATAGCCCGCGGCCGCGAGCGCACGGACGTACTCCGGGGTGACCGCGAAGAGGCCCACCTGGATGAGGTCATGCAGGGTGGTGATCTTCTGGCCCAAGGCCGCGAGCCCCTGGATGCGCTGGGGGCCCGCGTCGAGCGCGGCCAGCAGTTGCTGCTCCCGCGCGTTGGGGCGGGCAAGGCCCAGGTCCGCCAGCTTCTTCACGTAGCCTGTGTCGGGGGTGAAGCGCCAGGTGCCCACGCCCTGTCCGTCCGCGAAGCGGCCCTCGAAGTCGAAGGTGCCCGCCTCGCGCACCAGCTTGAACGGGGTGCTGGCGCCGTCCGCGGTGGACAACCCCTGGAAGGCGGTGAACGGCGCGGAGAAGCCCGACTGGGAGCCGGGGTCGTCCTTCGGATGCAACGACAGGTGGAGCTCCTTCTCCCGCACCGCCGCGACCCAGGCGCCGGTGTCGGAGGCGTTGGCGGCGAGGACGGGAAGGGCGAAGAGCACCACCAACGCGGTGAGCCACGGTGAGAGGCGGGACGTCATGACAGCGACTCCTTTTCGGGCAAGGCGCGGCCCGCACGCGCGCTCGGGGAGCAGCGCGCGGTGGGGGCCGCGTGGGAGGGATGGGGGGATTACTTCCGGGGCTTCTGCATGCGGCGGATGAAGTCCGCGTCGATGCCGCTGGTGCGCAGGCGCACCAGGTCATCCACCGTGGAGGGCTTCAGGCCCGCCGCTTCCAGTTCGCGGATGTAGCTGGAGGTGACGCCCACCGCGCGCAGGCCGCTGGCTTCCTCCAGGTCCTGGACACGGAAGCCAGCGGCCTTCAGGTCGTTGAGCCACGCGGCGTCGATGCCCAGCGCCTTCGCGCTCATCAACTCGTCGGCGTCCGCCTTCGCGAAGCCCAGGGCGGCCATCTGGCCCAGCCATTCCGGGGTGATGCCCAGGTGCTTCATGCTCACCAACTGGTCGGCGGGCAGCGCCCGGCCGAAGCGGGCCGCCATGGCCTTCGCGTACTCCGGCGTGATGCCCGCGTGGCGGAACGCGACCAGCGTGTCCACGGTGGGCACGTAGCCCATGGCGGCGATCTGGTCGACCACCTCCGGCGTGACCCCCGCGATCTTCAGCGCGACCAGTTGATCCACCGTGAGGGGGTCCACGCCCACGCGCGTCGTCTCGTCATCGGCCTCCGCGCTCGCCGCCTTCGCGCTGGCTGCCACCTTCGGAGCAGGAGCAGGAGCAGGAGCAGGAGCAGGAGCAGGAGCAGGAGCAGGAGCAGGAGCAGGAGCGGGAGCCGGGCGGGCCACGGGGGCCGGCGCCGCGGCGACGCGTGGGGACATGGCGCCGGCCGGAGTCATCGCGACCGTGGACGGGTGCGTGTTGGCGGCGGGCGCGGGCGGCGCGGCGGGGTCACGCGGGTGGACCGAGCTGGCCATCGCCGGCGGGGTGCGGGCCACGTCGCGGGTGACGGGCTTCCTCTCGGATTCCTTCGAGTTCTGCACGGCGAGCGCGGTGAGCGGCATCGCCAGCGCGAGGCTGCTGGCCAGCGTGACGATGGAGACCCCCGCCGCCCAGCGCGACGAGCACCGCGACTTGGGCGGCACCACCAGCCGCCGTACGCGGTCCTTCAGCGAACCTCCCAGCGCGGACAGCGCGGGGCCCTGCGCCTCCATCCCTTGCAGCCGCAGCGCCGCCAGGGCCGTGAGCGCACGGGCGTAGGGGAGGGCGCCGGGGCCATGCTTCACGGCGAGGTCGTCACAGCAGTTCTCCCGCTCCACGCGGATGACCTGGGACATCCACCACACGGCCGGGTGGTAGAAGAGCAGCGTCTCCACCAGCGTCTGCGCCACGTTCACCACGAAGTCGTGACGGCGGATGTGGGCCAGCTCGTGGGCGAGCACCAGCTCCAGCTCCCGCACGGCCAGCCCGGTGAGCGTGGCGGTGGGGACCAGCACCACCGGCTTCAGCCAGCCCAGCGTGGACGGCACATCCACGTTCGACGACACCAGCAGGCGCACCGGACGCGTGAGGTTCATCCGCCGGGCCAGCGCCTCCAGTCGCTCCTGCCACTCCCACGACGCGTGCACCGCCGCGTCCACCTGCCGGCGCAGCCCCACCCATCCCTTCAAGAGCCGCAGCGACGACGCCGCGACCCCCATCCCCCACGCGAGCACCAGCCAGGGCAGGTGCTCACCCACCTGCTCCAGCATCCCCTCCAGCGGCGGCAGCGACGCCGTCCCCGTCACCGGGGCACGCGCCACCTGCTCCGTGCGCGTGAGGGTCACCGTGGCCGTGGCCGTGAACGGGGTCGCGGTCCGCCGGACGGACACCGTGCGCACCGGCCGGACCTCCTTCGCGCGCGAGGCGTGCCGCAACGCCGTGGCCACCGGCAGCGCCAGCATGATGCCCAGCGCACCGCACGCCAGCGCGTAGCGCAGGTTCGCCGAACGCCGGCCCACCCACCGCAGCGCCAGGGCCAGCGCCGCCGCGACGAGCGCGCCCTGCCACACGAGGTGCAGGAGCGCCCAGCCCACCGACTCCAGGACAAGACCGTTCATCACTCCGCCTCCTGCTCGAGCGAATCCAGCAGCTGGCGCAGCTCCGCCAGCTCCTCCGGGGACGTCTTCTTCGAGGACAGCGCCTGCAGGGCGAGCCGCGCCGGAGAACCGCCGAAGACGCGGTCCACCAGGTCGGTGACCAGCTGCTGCTGCGTGCTCTCCCGGGGGAGCCGGGTGCTGTAGACGTGCGCCCGCTGCGACTCGTCGCGCGTCACCAGCCCCTTCTCCGTCATGATCTGCAGCGTCTTCAGCACGGTGGTGTAGCCGCTCCCGTCCTGAAGCGTCTCGTGGACCTCGCGCACCGTGCGCGCCCCCTGGTCCCACAGCACCCGCAGGATGGCCAGCTCGGCATCCGTGGGGCGCGGCAGCTTTCCTCGGCTCATGGCGTCCTCACTCCTCGGTTCTGACGACGGATTAGTTATACGAACAATTTCGTAGATGTCAACGAAGCCCTTCGTAGTTCAAGCGGGAGGCGCGGCACCGTCCTGATGTGGGGCGATGCACGGGAGACGGGAACCTCCAGGAATCCCGCTTGCGCTCACATGCAGGGTCCGACTACGGGCAGCCGTCGAAGCCGAACTTCCGTGCGCGAGGGCCAGGGCCCCGCGCCCGATGACTCCGAGGCAGCCATGAACTGGAAGCGTTCGCGGTATCCGGCCGGTGCCGTCGTCGCCGTGCTGATGGTGGGCTGTGGGGGCGCTGACTCCCAGGAGGACGCCAGCGCCTTCACCGTGTCCCGGGCGGGCCTGACGGACGCGAACGCGGTGCGCCCGAACGCGGTGGTGGCGCGCTCCGGCGTGCGCGGCGTCCCCGACGACGTGGACCTGCTCAACGACGTGACGGACCCGGTGCAGCCGGACTTCGACGCGACGTACGTGGAGGGCAACGGCTCCAGCAGCTCCGTGGACTTCGCCTACCCGGCCCTCGGCGCGAGCGACGTGCTGGTGACCCAGGTCAACGTGAAGTACTTCATGCGCAACGCCAGCTGCACCGCGCCGCTCATGTGCGGCCAGGGTGGCAGCGTGCTGCTGCGCGGCGACGCGGTCCTCGCGCGGTCGACGGTGACGCACAACCTGCCGGACATGACGCAGGGCTGGTATCTCTTCAACGACACGTACACCCTGTCGCCCGCCGTGCCGCTGTCGCAGCTGCGCACCCGCGTCACGATGACGTGGCCCGGGCGCTCCACCTTCGGCATGCGACTGTCGACCGTGGCGGCGGACTTCCGGTACTAGGAGACTTCATGGCCCGCGAGAAGAAGACCGCATTCGACATCATCCTGTGGGGGGCCACGGGGTTCACCGGCCGCCTGGTGGCGGAGTACCTGGCGCGCACGCAGGACGCGCATGGCGCGAAGTGGGCGCTGGCCGGCCGGGACACGGCGAAGCTGGAGCAGGTCCGCTCGGAGCTGGCGCGGGTGCGGCCCCAGTTCGCGGACCTGCCGGTGGTCCTCGCGGACGCGAAGGACCCGGCGTCGCTGGACGCGCTGGTGGCGCGCACGCGCGTCATCATCACCACCGTGGGGCCCTACGCCCGCTACGGCTCGGAGCTGGTCGCCGCGTGCGTCCGCGCCGGCACGGACTACTGCGACCTGACGGGCGAGGTGCAGTGGATGCGCAAGATGATCGACGCCCACGACTCGCGGGCGCGGGAGACGGGCGCGCGCATCGTGCACACCTGCGGCTTCGACTCCATCCCCTCCGACCTGGGCGCGCTGATGCTCCAGGACTACATGCGGGAGAAGCACGGCGGGCACTGCGACCGCATCCGCTTCCACGTGACGCGCATGCGCGGCGGCTTCAGCGGCGGCACCATCTCCAGCATGCTGGACACCCTGGACGCGGTGAAGGCGGATCCGGCGCTGAAGCGCCTGCTGGCCAGCGCCCACGCGCTGGACCCCGAGCCTGGCCGGGGCACCCCGGAGGAGCGCGACCTGGCCACGGTGAAGAAGAGCCCGGACACGGGCGGGTGGACGGGGCCGTTCGTGATGGCGTCCGTCAACACGCGCGTGGTGCGGCGCTCCAACGCGCTGCTGGGCTTCCCGTGGGGCCGCGACTTCTTCTATTCGGAGGTCTCCGACTTCGGGCCCGGGCCCAAGGGGTTCGCCCTGGCGGCGGGGACCACCGCGGGCCTGGGCGGCTTCATGGCCGCCACCAAGGTGGACGCGGTGCGCGGCCTCCTGGAGAAGCACGTGCTGCCGGCGCCCGGCGAGGGGCCGTCCGCCACGGTGCGCGAGCGCGGCCTCTTCGAGGTGCGGCTGTTCGGCGAGGGGCTGTCCCCCAAGAGCGGCCAGCGCGTGAACGTGGAGGGCCGGGTCGCGGCCCAGGGCGACCCGGGCTACGCGGCGACGGCGCGCATGCTCTCGGAGTCCGCGCTGTGCCTCGCCTTCGGCGCCATCCCCAGGCAGGGCGGCGTCCTCACGCCCGCGTCGGCCATGGGCATGGTGCTGGTGGAGCGCCTGCGCAAGGCGGGGATGACGTTCGAGGCGCACGACCGCGCCGCGTGACGCGCCCCCGCGCGCGTGCCTCAGTCGCGCAGGTAGTGGCAGGTGTAGCCGCCGGGGTTCTTCACCAGGTAGTCCTGGTGGTAGCCCTCGGCGGGGATCCACTCCCCGGCGGCGGAGATCTGCGTGACGACGGGGCGGGCCCACTTGCCGGACGCGTTGACGCGGGCCTTCACCGCCTCGGCCGTCTGGCGCTGCGCGTCCGTCAGGTAGAAGATCGCGGAGCGGTACTGCGTGCCCACGTCATTGCCCTGGCGGTTGAGCGTCGTCGGGTCGTGCATGCGGAAGAACCACTTCTCCAGCAGGCCCTCGTACGTGAGCAGCTTCGGGTTGAAGACGACGCGCACCGCCTCCGCGTGGCCCGTCTCCCCGGTGTGCACGTCCTCGTAGGTGGCGCCGCGCTTCGCGCCGCCCGTGTAGCCCACCTCCGTGTCGATGACGCCGGGGATCTTGCGCAGGATGTCCTCCATGCCCCAGAAGCACCCGCCCGCCAGGTACGCCGTCTCCCGGGGGGCCTCCGTCGGCGCGGCGGCCTTCGCCAGCACGGCGGCGCCCGCCGCGGGGACGAGCGCGCCCGTCGAGTCGCCGGGCGCCTTGCGCCCGAAGGAGGGCAGCCACGCCCCGTAGCCCTGCGCGGCCAGCTCGTTCACGGGGATGAAGCGCAGCGACGCGGAGTTGATGCAGTAGCGCAGGCCGGTGGGCTTGGGGCCGTCCTCGAAGACGTGGCCCAGGTGGGAGTCGCCGTCCTTGGAGCGGACCTCCACGCGCTCCATGCCCAGGCTGTCGTCGCGCTTCTCCACCACGTGGTCCTTGTCCAGCGGGCGGGTGAAGCTGGGCCAGCCCGTGCCGGACTCGAACTTGTCGCGCGAGGAGAAGAGCGGCTCGCCGCTGACCACGTCGACGTAGAGCCCCTCCTCGTGGTTGTTCCAGTAGGCGTTGCGGAAGGGCGGTTCGGTGCCCCCCTTCTGGGTCACCTGGTAGGCGGTGGGCGACAGGGTGCGCTTCAGCTCCGCGTCGGAGGGCTTCGGGTACTCGCGGCCGTCCCGCACCGGAGCGGACTGCGTGACGGCGGCCTTCGTGTCGGGCGGCGCCCCGCGCGCCTCGGTGCACGCGCTCAGCGCCGCGGCCAGCGCCAGCGCGACGGGCCACAGCCGGCGCGGCGACGGCGCGGCGCGGCGGATGCGAGGGGATGCGGTTCGGGCGGACGTCATGGGACGCGAAGCCTCCGGACGCGCCCGGTGCGGGCGCTCCTTCCTGGTACGCGGGACCCCAGCGGACGGTTTCAGCGATTGTGGGCGGACGGCCGGGCGGGCCATGCCGTGGCCTCCCGGAGGCCCGGGCAGTGGCCGGGGAGCCCCGTCGGCGCTACGGTGTCAGGGCCGGGAGGGTGCGCGCATGGGCCATGGACGCGGACCGCGAGGTCCCATCGGACGGGTGACGGGCATCTCCCGGGCGGAGGGGGCCAACGTCATCCTTCGGGTCCGGGCCCTCCAGGGCGTGGAAGGCGCGGCGCCCGTGTCCGCCCGGAACACCCCCCAGCGCTCCTTCGCGGAGGTGATGGAGCGCCACGCCCAGGGGCTGAACTCCGCGGAGCCCCTGCCGTCGCCCGTGGCCCCCAAGCCCCTGCCTCCACCCGTGCGCGGCCACGAGGACGCGGAGCTGATGACCACGGAGCCCGCGCCCGACACCTTCGTCGGGCTGATGTGGTCGAAGCTGAAGCGCCCTCGCTGAACGCCCGCGCCGCTAATCGCACTTGCCCGCGAGCCCCGTCGGGGAGCCGCAGCCCGGGTCCAGGGTGTCGAGCGTGGACCGGGGCGCGCGCATGGCCGTCGTGGTGGTGGCGCCCAGCAGCACGGAGACGCCGTGGGCCCTCGCGTCCGGCGTGACGACGTCTGGCTTCAGGTCCCCGTTGAGGCGCCCCACCGCGACCGCGTAGGGCCCGGCTCCCGTGGACAGCAGCGTGTCCTCGCCGAAGGTGCCGTTGCCCATGCCGGGCAGCAGGGACACCGTGTCCTCGCCGAAGTTCGCGGTGACCAGGTCCAGCTTCCCGTCGCCGTTGAAGTCCCCGGGCGCGACGAAGTACGGCCCGCCCCGCACCTTGAAGTCCGAGCGCGCTGGGAACGCGCCGGTGCCCGTGCCGCGCAGCACGGACACGCTCCGGCCCAGGAAGTTCGCGGTGACCAGGTCCAGGTGCCCGTCGCCGTCCACGTCCGCCGCCACGACCGAATAGGGCGCGTTGTCCGTCGCGAAGTCCGCGTGCGGGCGGAACGTCCCGTCGCCCACGCCGAGCAGCACCGACACCGTGTCCACGAAGTTCGCGGTGGCCAGGTCCAGCTTCCCGTCGTGGTTGAAGTCGCCCACCGCCACCGCGAAGGGCGACGTGCCCGTGGTCACGTCCTTGCGCGGCTGGAAGGTGCCGTCCCCCCGGTTCAGCAGCACCGACACGGCGTCGTTGAACGCGCTGGCCGCCACCACGTCCAGCTTCCCATCGCCGTTGAAGTCCCCCACCTCGACCGCGGACGGCTCGCCGCCCACGGGCAGGTCGGTCCGCGAAGCGAACGTCCCATCCCCCCGGCCCAGGAGCAGCGACACCGTGCCGCCGAAGTTGCTGGTGACCGCGTCCAGGTGGCTATCGCCGTTGAAGTCCCCCACCGCGACCCCCGTGGGCCGGTCCCCGAGAGGCATGTCCATCCGGGCCGCGAACGTCCCGTCGCCCGAGTTCAGCAGCACGGACACGGTGCTCGCCGTGTGGTTGGCCGTGATGACGTCGAGGCGGCCGTCCGCGTCGAAGTCGCCCAGCGCCACCGCGTGGGGCCCCAGCCCCGTGGGCACGAGCAGCTGCGCCTCCAACAGCGGCCGGGGTGTGTCGCCTGTCAGTCGCGGCAGGGCCATGCCCACGAGCCCCGCCACGCTGAACAGCAGCACGCCCGCATGGGCCATTCCGTGGTGTCGCATGTCCGCCCCCCTGGCGGCCTTTGAACCTGCAAGGCCGTACGAACGCGGTTTCCTTGATATCCCCGCGCGAAGGCCAAGAGGTAAGAAGGCGCGCCGTGGGGGACCATGCGCCTGGGGGGAGGGGTGGGGGCGCGCGGGTGACAGCGGGCGGCCCCGGGGGACGGCTTGCGCGCGGGGTAGGCTGCGCGGTGCCCATGCGCCCCCCGTCCTTGCTCCCGCCGTCCCCGTCGCGCCAGGCGCTGGTGGTCACCACGTCGGACCGGGTGGACGTGGCGCTCGCACAGCGTGCGCGGAGCGCGGCGGAGGAAGTGGGTGTTCCGTATGTGGAGCGCCACCACAAGCTCCCCTTGAAGAAGCTGCTCACCGACATGGCGGATGCGCTGGTCGTCTTTGAGTCCACGGCGGTGTCGCTGGTGGACGCGGAGGGCACGCTGCGCTTCTCCCCCGGGCTGGCGCACCTGCGCGTGAAGCAGCTGGACGCGGGGGTGGAGGAGGACATGCTCCTGCGCATCGCGGGGCTGCGCGACGGGGAGCACGTGCTGGACTGCACCCTGGGGTTGGGCGCGGATGCGCAGGTGGCGGCGCGGCTGGTGGGGCCCTCGGGCCGCGTCACCGCGTTGGAGAAGCGCCCGGCGCTCTACCTGCTGGTGCGCCACGGGCTCTTGGGCCTGCCGCGCCACCCGGCCTCCTGCGCGGTGGAGGTGGTGCACGCGGACGCGGCGGTGCACCTGCGGGCGGTGCCGGACGGCGCGTTCGACGTGGTGCTCTTCGATCCGATGTTCGAGCGCGAGCGCAAGTCCTCCGCCGCGTTCGAGGCGCTGCGCCGCCACGCGGACCCCGCGCCGCTGACGCGGGAGATGGTGGAGGAGGCCCGGCGCGTGGCTCGCCGGGCCGTGCTGATCAAGGGGTCGCGCTACTCGAGTGACTTCAAGAAGCTGGGCATCACCCCGGAGCCCGCCCGGCCCAACGCCACCGTGCTGTGGGCGAGGCTGCCAGGGCGGGGGGCGTGAGCGTCAGGCGCGCTTGAAGGCGCTCGCGTCCGGCAGGCCGCTGCCGCCCAGGTCCGCGCCCATGGCGGTGAGGATGCCGGAGTAGATGTCCGGCTCGTTGGACGTGAGCTTGCCGGGCTGGGCCTCGCCGGTGCGCGCGTCGAAGCCGTAGGTGAGGGTGGTGTTGGGGTCCACGCCTCCCAGGACGGTGTTGCCCTTCACCATGGGGGACAGGAGCAGGAAGCCGTTGTTGAGGTCGTGCCCGGATCCGAACTCCGTGGCGCCCGAGGGGCGCGGTCGCGTGCGGCCGAACTCCGTGGCCACGTAGAGCATCGTGCGGTCCCACATGGACTCGCCGGTGTCCGCGTCGAAGGGCTCCGCCTTGAGCAGGGTGATGAGCGAGTCCACCGTGGACAGGATGCGCGCCCACATGAAGGCCTGCCCGCCCCGGTGGTCGTTGTGGCTGATGTCGAACGCGAGCGGCGGGTTGGCGATGCCGTTGGGCCCGCCCACCGCGACGTTGAAGTCGGGCCCCAGCGTCACCGACACCGACACCCGGTACTTGAGCAGGAGGAACGCGAGCGCCGCCTGGCCCTGCACGGGGTCGGTGAGGAACGCGGGGAACGCCGCGCGCAGCCGCGCGCCGTCCGGCGAGCTCTCCAGCCCGTACCGCGACAGGGGAATCTGCGGCAGGTCGGGCAGGATGTTGAGCCGGGTGATGAGGTCCATGGCCTCCAGCTTCGGCTGCTGCACGCCGCG
Protein-coding sequences here:
- a CDS encoding SRPBCC family protein, with product MTTRIATSPKALVTQPSDRELRIERIFNAPRERVWKAMTDPALVAQWWGRGNKLVVERMDIQRGGHWRFVEHTPDGTHGFEGRYREVKPPERIEQTFEWDGAPGHVVVETMTLEDLGDGRTKLVTVSLFHTAEDLQGMAQSGMEEGLNQSYAALDKLLALPN
- a CDS encoding ArsR/SmtB family transcription factor → MVQSQATLDRSFAALSDPTRRAILLRLGGAGASVGSLSEHFAMTLTGLQKHVRVLEEAGLVTTEKVGRVRHCRLGPRRLEDVTKWLTSYRNQLEQRLDHLEDFLERTKGTP
- a CDS encoding 4-hydroxy-3-methylbut-2-enyl diphosphate reductase, with translation MTSRLSPWLTALVVLFALPVLAANASDTGAWVAAVREKELHLSLHPKDDPGSQSGFSAPFTAFQGLSTADGASTPFKLVREAGTFDFEGRFADGQGVGTWRFTPDTGYVKKLADLGLARPNAREQQLLAALDAGPQRIQGLAALGQKITTLHDLIQVGLFAVTPEYVRALAAAGYPKLSLDETVQSRIHGVTPERIQALATMGFKGLPLDSLLSMSIHGVTPDFIREMRGLGFKGQDADGLVSMRIHGVTAEFVKAMRGLGFKDVDAEGFMAMRIHGVTPEFVKEMRDLGYTNATADDFVSLRIHGIDSLFVRGMSKPDGGTRK
- a CDS encoding M56 family metallopeptidase, with the translated sequence MNGLVLESVGWALLHLVWQGALVAAALALALRWVGRRSANLRYALACGALGIMLALPVATALRHASRAKEVRPVRTVSVRRTATPFTATATVTLTRTEQVARAPVTGTASLPPLEGMLEQVGEHLPWLVLAWGMGVAASSLRLLKGWVGLRRQVDAAVHASWEWQERLEALARRMNLTRPVRLLVSSNVDVPSTLGWLKPVVLVPTATLTGLAVRELELVLAHELAHIRRHDFVVNVAQTLVETLLFYHPAVWWMSQVIRVERENCCDDLAVKHGPGALPYARALTALAALRLQGMEAQGPALSALGGSLKDRVRRLVVPPKSRCSSRWAAGVSIVTLASSLALAMPLTALAVQNSKESERKPVTRDVARTPPAMASSVHPRDPAAPPAPAANTHPSTVAMTPAGAMSPRVAAAPAPVARPAPAPAPAPAPAPAPAPAPAPAPAPKVAASAKAASAEADDETTRVGVDPLTVDQLVALKIAGVTPEVVDQIAAMGYVPTVDTLVAFRHAGITPEYAKAMAARFGRALPADQLVSMKHLGITPEWLGQMAALGFAKADADELMSAKALGIDAAWLNDLKAAGFRVQDLEEASGLRAVGVTSSYIRELEAAGLKPSTVDDLVRLRTSGIDADFIRRMQKPRK
- a CDS encoding BlaI/MecI/CopY family transcriptional regulator, whose amino-acid sequence is MSRGKLPRPTDAELAILRVLWDQGARTVREVHETLQDGSGYTTVLKTLQIMTEKGLVTRDESQRAHVYSTRLPRESTQQQLVTDLVDRVFGGSPARLALQALSSKKTSPEELAELRQLLDSLEQEAE
- a CDS encoding saccharopine dehydrogenase family protein produces the protein MAREKKTAFDIILWGATGFTGRLVAEYLARTQDAHGAKWALAGRDTAKLEQVRSELARVRPQFADLPVVLADAKDPASLDALVARTRVIITTVGPYARYGSELVAACVRAGTDYCDLTGEVQWMRKMIDAHDSRARETGARIVHTCGFDSIPSDLGALMLQDYMREKHGGHCDRIRFHVTRMRGGFSGGTISSMLDTLDAVKADPALKRLLASAHALDPEPGRGTPEERDLATVKKSPDTGGWTGPFVMASVNTRVVRRSNALLGFPWGRDFFYSEVSDFGPGPKGFALAAGTTAGLGGFMAATKVDAVRGLLEKHVLPAPGEGPSATVRERGLFEVRLFGEGLSPKSGQRVNVEGRVAAQGDPGYAATARMLSESALCLAFGAIPRQGGVLTPASAMGMVLVERLRKAGMTFEAHDRAA
- a CDS encoding bifunctional methionine sulfoxide reductase B/A protein is translated as MTSARTASPRIRRAAPSPRRLWPVALALAAALSACTEARGAPPDTKAAVTQSAPVRDGREYPKPSDAELKRTLSPTAYQVTQKGGTEPPFRNAYWNNHEEGLYVDVVSGEPLFSSRDKFESGTGWPSFTRPLDKDHVVEKRDDSLGMERVEVRSKDGDSHLGHVFEDGPKPTGLRYCINSASLRFIPVNELAAQGYGAWLPSFGRKAPGDSTGALVPAAGAAVLAKAAAPTEAPRETAYLAGGCFWGMEDILRKIPGVIDTEVGYTGGAKRGATYEDVHTGETGHAEAVRVVFNPKLLTYEGLLEKWFFRMHDPTTLNRQGNDVGTQYRSAIFYLTDAQRQTAEAVKARVNASGKWARPVVTQISAAGEWIPAEGYHQDYLVKNPGGYTCHYLRD
- a CDS encoding FG-GAP repeat domain-containing protein; this translates as MRHHGMAHAGVLLFSVAGLVGMALPRLTGDTPRPLLEAQLLVPTGLGPHAVALGDFDADGRLDVITANHTASTVSVLLNSGDGTFAARMDMPLGDRPTGVAVGDFNGDSHLDAVTSNFGGTVSLLLGRGDGTFASRTDLPVGGEPSAVEVGDFNGDGKLDVVAASAFNDAVSVLLNRGDGTFQPRKDVTTGTSPFAVAVGDFNHDGKLDLATANFVDTVSVLLGVGDGTFRPHADFATDNAPYSVVAADVDGDGHLDLVTANFLGRSVSVLRGTGTGAFPARSDFKVRGGPYFVAPGDFNGDGKLDLVTANFGEDTVSLLPGMGNGTFGEDTLLSTGAGPYAVAVGRLNGDLKPDVVTPDARAHGVSVLLGATTTTAMRAPRSTLDTLDPGCGSPTGLAGKCD
- a CDS encoding class I SAM-dependent methyltransferase; the protein is MRPPSLLPPSPSRQALVVTTSDRVDVALAQRARSAAEEVGVPYVERHHKLPLKKLLTDMADALVVFESTAVSLVDAEGTLRFSPGLAHLRVKQLDAGVEEDMLLRIAGLRDGEHVLDCTLGLGADAQVAARLVGPSGRVTALEKRPALYLLVRHGLLGLPRHPASCAVEVVHADAAVHLRAVPDGAFDVVLFDPMFERERKSSAAFEALRRHADPAPLTREMVEEARRVARRAVLIKGSRYSSDFKKLGITPEPARPNATVLWARLPGRGA